In the genome of Candidatus Methylomirabilota bacterium, the window CATCCGCAAGTTCCTGCGGTACCTCCTGTCGTCGAATCTCGGAGAGGTCATGACGATGTTCTTCGGGGTGCTGCTCGCCGACCGGATCGGGCTGAAGGCGGTGCAGGAGGGCGGCATCGTGCTGCCGCTGCTGGCGACGCACATCCTCTGGATCAACCTGGTGTCCGACGGCGCCCCCGCGCTCGCGCTCGGCGTCGATCCGGTGGACGAGAGCGTGATGCGCGATCCGCCGCGCGGGCGGGGCGAGGGCGCCATCACCGGCCGCATGTGGAGGGGCATCGTCTTCGGCGGCGTCGTCATGGCGGCGGGGACGCTGCTCGTCCTGGACTGGAGCCTGCCCGGTGGGCTGATCGAGGGTGCGGGCGATATGCGCTACGCGCAAACCATGGCGTTCACCACCCTGCTGTTCTTTTCCCTCTTCAGCGTCTTCAACGCTCGGTCCGACGAAGAGAGCGCGTTCGTCGGGATGTTCTCCAACACATGGCTGTGGGGCGCGATCGTCTTGTCTCTGGCGCTGCAGCTCGCGGTGGTGTACGTGCCATTCCTGCAGCAGGCGTTCTCGACCGTGAGTCTGAGCGCCGGTGATTGGCTCCGCTGCGCGGCGGTGGGCAGCTCGGTGCTGTGGCTGCGCGAATTGAGCAAGGCGGTCGCGCGGTGGGGAGCCGCGACTACTCCACGCTAGGGCCGGGCTCCCGCGACGCGGCGGGGCGCGTGGGGTGGCGGCGGTAGGCCGCCCACGCGATCGCGTGCCCGGAGATCGGAGCGGTCAGCAGGAGGAAGGCGATCACGAGGGCGGCGTCGGTGATCGTCGCGGCGTCGCGGGTGGCGATCGACGCGAGCAGGATCGCGATGGCGCCCAGTCCCGATGCCATGCCCGCGGCGTGCAGCTGGGTGTAGACGTCGGGCATGCGAAGGACCCCGTAGACGCTGATGGTCATGGTGATCGACCCGAGCGCCAGCAAGACGACGGCAAGGACGTCGAGGACGGCGGTCAGCATCCGAATGGGCCTCCTTCCGCATGGTGCCGGGCCGCGGCCAGCGTCGAGACGAAGGAGAGGAGCGCCAAGGCCAGGGCCGCGTCGAGGTAGTACGACGTCTCGCGCCAGTACGAAAGGAGCGCCAGCAGCGCGATGACGATCGAAGCCAGGAGATCCGATACGATGATGCGCTTGAGCATGTCGCGCGACCAGAGCAGCATCAAGCCGCCGCCCACGAGCAGCAGGGTCATCCAGACCAGCACGACGCCGACGAAGATCGTGCGCATGGCCGGCTAGGGGAAGACGCGGCGCTGGCGCCGCTGGTACGTCCGCTCGTGGCGGGCGCGGATCGCCGGCACGTCGCGGGCGTCCAGGAGATGGACGAGCAACACGCCGCGCTCGTCGTCGGCCTCGAGGACGATCTCGTCCGGAGAGATGGCGGTGGTGTATCCCCAGGCCGCGACGCCGGATGGGCTTCGCTCTCCCATCGGGATCGCCACGATGCCGGGAGACTCGAGGCGCCGGCAGCCGAGCACGTAGCGCGCGACGTGCCAGTTGCCGCGCACCATGTCGGCGAGCGTACCGAGGACAAACGCGGGGGCCGCGGCCAGGCGCCGTATCGGCGGGGGGCCGCGACGCGCGGTGGGCCGCGCGACGGTCGACGCCGCGGCGACCGCGGCGGAGAGGATGGCGCCGACCAGCACGTCTCCGGGGTCCACGCTCGTCAGGACGAGCAGATAGGCGATCGTGAGCGCGGCGGTGGAGAGCAGGAAGCGAGTCATCGGGTGCCTCCTCTGGACAGGACGCCGGCGGCGCCCCGGCTGAGGGCGAGCAGCGGTTCGGGCCACAGGCCGCCCGCCAGCACGAGCAGGGCCAGGATGGCGGGGAGGAGCTGAAGCGGCCAGGGGCTCGCGTGACCGGCGCGGGGGCGGCTCCAGAACTCGTGCTGGTACATCCGGAACATGTAGACGAACGACAGGGCGCTGCCCGCGACGAGCAGACCCACCAGGGCCGGGCTCCGGGCCGCGATTCCGGTGTGGACGAGGGCCAGCTTGCCGAGAAAGCCGACGGCAGGCGGCATGCCGGCCACGCTCAAGGCGCCGAGCAGGAAGACCCCGCTGATGAGGGCCCCCCGCATCCGCACCGCGAGGAACAGCATGGTCTTGTTGAGCGAGTTGACCAGCGCATAGAGCACGGCGGCGGCCAGGCCGACCGGTCCGCCGACGCCCAGGGCGACGAGCACGTAGCCGACCTGGCCGATCGACGAATAGGCGAGCGTCTCCGCGGGATCACGCCGGGAGATCGCGAGCACGCCCCCGTACAGGATGGAGGCGCCGCCGATCAGGACGAGGGCGGTGGCCCCGAGCTGGAGCTCGTTCGGCAGGAGGCCCGCGCCGAATCGGATCAGGCCGTAGGCGCCGATGTTCGCGAGGGCGCCGCTCAGGATCGCGGCCACCGCGGGGCGCGCGCCGGTGTAGACGGTGGGCAGCCAGAAGTGGAAGGGGAACAGGCCGAGCTTGACGCCGAACGCGATGAAGAATCCGACCGCGATGAGAATGGCCGCGTTGGGCTCCACGTCGGCCATCCGGAGCGCGATGCTCTCCATGGCGAGGGTCGCGGTCACCCGATAGACTCCTGCGATCGCGAGCAGGAACACGGACGACCCCAGCAGGTTCACGGCGGCGAAGACGAGCGCGGCGCCCAGCTCGCGCCGGCCGCCACCGTAGGTCGTCAGCACGTAGGCCACGGTCATGGCGATCTCGAAGAAGACGTAGAAATTGAAGATGTCGCCGGTGAGAAAGAGCCCGTTCAGCCCGGTGGCGAGCAGAACGACGAGCCCGGGGAAGGTGCGCTCCTGGATGCCCTCGAGAGCCGACTGGGCGACCGCGGCCAGCAGCATGACCGCGGAGACGAGCGCGAACGCCACGCCGAGGCTGTCGGCTCGGAGCACGATGCCGACGTCTGCGGGCCACCCGCCGGTCACGAAATGCACCCCGCGTCCGGGGAACACGCGCACCGCGAGGGCGGCGAGCGCGCCGATCTGAGCGGTCAGCGCGCCGACGGCCAGCCACCCGACGAGGGGTCGCCGTCCATCGACCGCCACGAGAACGACGCCGGACGCCCAGGGGATCAAGAGGGCGAGCGCGAGCGTCGTCACTCGGTCAAGGCCTCGGCGTCGGCGCCGGCGCGCTCGAGCTCGGCGTCTCGCGCGGCCTCGGTCGCCGCGACGTCGTCCTGGGTGATCGTGTAGTAGGCGTGGGACACGCGGTCGACGACGACGAGGAGCAGCGCGGTCACGGCCAGGCCGATGACGAGCGCGGTGAGGGCCAGGGACTGCACGACCGGATCACTGACCGGCGCGTCGGCCAACGGGTAGATCGGTGCCTGCCCACGAGTGAGCGCGGAGGCGAGCAGGGTGAGGATGGCCGACTGGGAGATGAGGGAGACCCCGACGACGACACGGACGAGGTCTCGCTTCAGCAGCAGGTACGCGCCGGCGCCGAACAGCACGGCCGCCGCGAGCGACACGACGAGGTTCATGGCGGCGCGGGCCCGTCGTCGGCCAGCTGATGCACGAGAACGACGAGGGCGCCCACGACGAGCAGGAAGACCCCGATGTCGAAGACGAAGGCGGTCAGCACCTCCAGGGTCCCGATCCTCATCGGGTGGACACCGGGCGGCGGCCAGTGCGTGAAGATGGGCCGGCCGCCCAGAATCGGGAAGAATCCGACGGCGATCGCGAGGAGCAGGCCCGTGCCGGCCACGAGCGGGGCGAAACGGAGACACGGCAACGCGGCCTCGGCGCGGGGCCGGCCGAATGCGACGTATTGCAGCGAGACGGCCAGCGCGACGATCACCCCGGCGCTGAAGCCGTCGCCGACGTGCGCGTAGCCCTTGACCATGGTCGCCACCGCCACCACGAGACTCGGGGCGAGCAACAGTCGGGCGACCGCTCGCACCGCGATCGTCACCACAGCCTCCCGCGTCGCAACAGGGTAGCCACCCCGACCACCGCGACGGCCAGCACCGTGATCTCGGCGAGGGTGTCGAGGCCACGGAAGTCGGCGAGGATCACGGTGACCACGTCCTGGCCATGCGCCTCCGGGGCCAGGCGGATGTGCTCGGCGGCGATGCCCTGGTGAACCGACGGCCGCGAGAGGGATCCCCAGATCACCGCGAAGAGCGCGAGGCCGCCGATCGCGCCCACGACCGGGTCGCGCCACCGCCGACGGGAGCGCGGCGCCGGCGGCACCCCGCCGGGGCGGGCGAGGTCGCGCGGAAGTCTGGCCACCGCCGCCACGAACACGAGCGAGGTGACGGTGTCGACGACGACGGCGACGAGGGCGACGTCGGGCGCCCCGACGAACGCGTAGACCGCGGCCAGGGCGAAGCCGACCACCGAGAGGGCGAGCACCAGGTGCAGGTGTGCGCGCGCCCCGGCGACCGCGAGGGCGGCGAGCATGACGAGCACGAGCAGGGCGACGATCATGAGGTCACCACCGGGGGCGATCCGGCCGATCACGTAGGCTCCGGCGGTCGGGGTCGCCGCGAATCCGAGCGCGGCCAGCATGCCGCCCGGGACGAGAACCGCCGCGATGCTGTTCCGCAGATCGCGCACTTCCATCCGGTGGAGCGCGCCCGAGAGGTGATCGAGGGCCGTGAGCAGCACGCCGTAGGCGCGGCGTGGGCCCAGGCGATCGCCGGCCGTCGCGAGCGCGCGCACGGTGGACCGCCACCCGCGAGGGAAGGCCAGGCCGAGGCCGCCGAGGGCCCAGGCCACCAGCGCCATGACGTTCTCCGGACGCGCATCGAGGTGGTAGGCCGGCCGCAGCGCGACGGCGGCGCCGTGGGTCGTGCTCGCGGCGTCGGCGGCCAGACGGGCGAAGGGCTCCACGAGGACGCCGCCGAACAGCGCGACGGCGGCGAGGACGACGATCGGCGCCACGAGCAGTCGGGGAACAGGATGGGTCGTCCCGCGCGGTGGGCCGAGGAACAGGCCCGTCCAGAAGCGGCCGATGTACGCGAAGGTCAGAGCCGCCGCCCCCACCGCCGCGACCTTCACCGGCCACGCCGCGCCCAGGGCGGCCGTGAAGAACAACTCGTCCTTGAAGAATCCGAGCGTGAGCGGCAGCGCGGCGAGCGTGGCCGCGGCCACCCCGCTGGCCGTCGCCAGGAGGGGCATCTGTTTACGAAGGCCGCCGATCCGCGAGAGCCGATCCTCGCCGGTGGCCATGGTCACCGCGCCGGCGGTCATGAAGAGCGCGCTCTTGGCGATGCCGTGGGTGATCACGTACAGCGCGGCGGCGCTGGCGCCGGCCGGACCGCCGATCCCGTACAGCGTCAGGACATAGCCGTACTGGGAGATGGTCGAGTGGGCCAGGACCTGCTTGAGCTCGTCCTTGGCCAGCGCGAGCGCGCCGCCGACCAGGATCGAGGCGAGCCCCACCCCGAGCAGCGCGTCGAGCACCGCCTCGCTGCGCGCGAGGAGGGGATGCACGCGGCCGATGACGAGGACGCCGGCCGCGACCATCGCCGCCGAGTGCAGGTAGGCGGAGACCGGGGTCGGCGCCGCCATGGCCCGCGGCAACCAGAAGTGCAGTGGCACCTGGGCGCTCTTGGCCAGCGCCCCGACGGCCAGGAGTGCGGCGGCGACGGTCGTGGTCGTCCCGCCGCCGGGCTGTGCGAGCAGCGCCGGAATGGACACGGTGCCGTGCTCGGTGTAGAGGAGGACGGCGGCGATCAGGACCGCGACGGCGGTGACCCCGGTGACGACCAGGGCCATGAGCGCGGCCACGCGCGCTTCCGGCCGGTCACGGTCGAAGCCGATCAGAAAGTACGAACAGATCGCGGTCACGTCGAACAGCACGAAGAGCAGCACGAGATCCTGCGCGACGGCCAGCCCCAGCATCGCGATCATGAACAACACCATCCAGGGCCAGAAGCGCCATTGCTCTCTCCAGGACTGGCCCTCGTGTTCGAGGTGCCACGGCATGTAGGACGCCGCGTAGGCGAAGACGAGGAGACCGACGCCGCTGGCCAGCAGGCAATACAGCGCGCCGAGGCCGTCCAGCGTGAAGTGCAACCGCAGGCCGAGGGTCGGTGCCCACGGGACGTCGATGGCCGCGCCGCCGGTCAACCAGCTCGCCAGGGATGTCACGAAGGCGGTGAGGGCGACGACCACCGCGGTCCACGCCGGGGCGTGACGCCACGAGGCGGACACGTCAGTCGGCCTTCTCGTTCTCGAAGCGGAGCGATTTGAGCACGTCTCCGCGGCTGACGATCCCGACCAGCAAGTTCTTTCCCGCGTGCCGCTCGACCACCGGGAGACTGCGAAGTCGGGATGCGAGCATTTGATCGATCGCCTTCGTGACCGGATCGCGCGGTCCGAGCGTCACCACCGAGCGCCTCATGATGTCCTCGACGTGCTTGGCCCACAGCTCGGCCAGACTGGGTCGCAGACGCGCGCGGTCGTGGCGAAAGATTCGCAGGAGGTCGAGCTTGGTGACGATGCCGAGGAGGGCTCCCGCGTCGTCGACGACCGGAAACGCGTTGAAGTTGTGCGAGACGAAGAGATTCTGGAGCTC includes:
- the mnhG gene encoding monovalent cation/H(+) antiporter subunit G, with the translated sequence MLTAVLDVLAVVLLALGSITMTISVYGVLRMPDVYTQLHAAGMASGLGAIAILLASIATRDAATITDAALVIAFLLLTAPISGHAIAWAAYRRHPTRPAASREPGPSVE
- a CDS encoding CBS domain-containing protein; amino-acid sequence: MARRIAPRLVRDVMSSRPRTVGPKMPVRELQNLFVSHNFNAFPVVDDAGALLGIVTKLDLLRIFRHDRARLRPSLAELWAKHVEDIMRRSVVTLGPRDPVTKAIDQMLASRLRSLPVVERHAGKNLLVGIVSRGDVLKSLRFENEKAD
- a CDS encoding proton-conducting transporter membrane subunit; translated protein: MTTLALALLIPWASGVVLVAVDGRRPLVGWLAVGALTAQIGALAALAVRVFPGRGVHFVTGGWPADVGIVLRADSLGVAFALVSAVMLLAAVAQSALEGIQERTFPGLVVLLATGLNGLFLTGDIFNFYVFFEIAMTVAYVLTTYGGGRRELGAALVFAAVNLLGSSVFLLAIAGVYRVTATLAMESIALRMADVEPNAAILIAVGFFIAFGVKLGLFPFHFWLPTVYTGARPAVAAILSGALANIGAYGLIRFGAGLLPNELQLGATALVLIGGASILYGGVLAISRRDPAETLAYSSIGQVGYVLVALGVGGPVGLAAAVLYALVNSLNKTMLFLAVRMRGALISGVFLLGALSVAGMPPAVGFLGKLALVHTGIAARSPALVGLLVAGSALSFVYMFRMYQHEFWSRPRAGHASPWPLQLLPAILALLVLAGGLWPEPLLALSRGAAGVLSRGGTR
- the mbhE gene encoding hydrogen gas-evolving membrane-bound hydrogenase subunit E, which produces MSASWRHAPAWTAVVVALTAFVTSLASWLTGGAAIDVPWAPTLGLRLHFTLDGLGALYCLLASGVGLLVFAYAASYMPWHLEHEGQSWREQWRFWPWMVLFMIAMLGLAVAQDLVLLFVLFDVTAICSYFLIGFDRDRPEARVAALMALVVTGVTAVAVLIAAVLLYTEHGTVSIPALLAQPGGGTTTTVAAALLAVGALAKSAQVPLHFWLPRAMAAPTPVSAYLHSAAMVAAGVLVIGRVHPLLARSEAVLDALLGVGLASILVGGALALAKDELKQVLAHSTISQYGYVLTLYGIGGPAGASAAALYVITHGIAKSALFMTAGAVTMATGEDRLSRIGGLRKQMPLLATASGVAAATLAALPLTLGFFKDELFFTAALGAAWPVKVAAVGAAALTFAYIGRFWTGLFLGPPRGTTHPVPRLLVAPIVVLAAVALFGGVLVEPFARLAADAASTTHGAAVALRPAYHLDARPENVMALVAWALGGLGLAFPRGWRSTVRALATAGDRLGPRRAYGVLLTALDHLSGALHRMEVRDLRNSIAAVLVPGGMLAALGFAATPTAGAYVIGRIAPGGDLMIVALLVLVMLAALAVAGARAHLHLVLALSVVGFALAAVYAFVGAPDVALVAVVVDTVTSLVFVAAVARLPRDLARPGGVPPAPRSRRRWRDPVVGAIGGLALFAVIWGSLSRPSVHQGIAAEHIRLAPEAHGQDVVTVILADFRGLDTLAEITVLAVAVVGVATLLRRGRLW
- a CDS encoding Na+/H+ antiporter subunit E, which encodes MTRFLLSTAALTIAYLLVLTSVDPGDVLVGAILSAAVAAASTVARPTARRGPPPIRRLAAAPAFVLGTLADMVRGNWHVARYVLGCRRLESPGIVAIPMGERSPSGVAAWGYTTAISPDEIVLEADDERGVLLVHLLDARDVPAIRARHERTYQRRQRRVFP
- a CDS encoding MnhB domain-containing protein, whose protein sequence is MTIAVRAVARLLLAPSLVVAVATMVKGYAHVGDGFSAGVIVALAVSLQYVAFGRPRAEAALPCLRFAPLVAGTGLLLAIAVGFFPILGGRPIFTHWPPPGVHPMRIGTLEVLTAFVFDIGVFLLVVGALVVLVHQLADDGPAPP
- a CDS encoding sodium:proton antiporter, with the protein product MNLVVSLAAAVLFGAGAYLLLKRDLVRVVVGVSLISQSAILTLLASALTRGQAPIYPLADAPVSDPVVQSLALTALVIGLAVTALLLVVVDRVSHAYYTITQDDVAATEAARDAELERAGADAEALTE
- a CDS encoding monovalent cation/H+ antiporter complex subunit F, which encodes MRTIFVGVVLVWMTLLLVGGGLMLLWSRDMLKRIIVSDLLASIVIALLALLSYWRETSYYLDAALALALLSFVSTLAAARHHAEGGPFGC